In a single window of the Pedococcus dokdonensis genome:
- a CDS encoding PfkB family carbohydrate kinase, with product MTTHEAEPRGPRIIHTAQALVDEVVEVDALPARGGNAVARSYARYAGGAVNILVAAARSGADAVLAGAVGTGPNGDLVRAALAVEGVHVSSPAVPGLDTGICFVMVEPSAERTFVTTQGAERRISVESLQTSAPSAGDLVCVSGFSLVGLTRDPLVQWLDGLDPDVVVVLDPGAAFADLSDDLRERVLARTRVWTSNADEAAALTGLTDPAAATVAVAGRLGPGAVSIVRDGPKGCWVLVQGEAGDSGNPGEAAYLPGYPQEPVDTNGAGDTHTGVLVACRAAGDDWETAAQRANAAGAIKVTRKGPATAPTAAEIDEFLRSRS from the coding sequence ATGACCACCCACGAGGCGGAGCCGCGCGGGCCGCGGATCATCCACACCGCGCAGGCACTCGTCGACGAGGTGGTCGAGGTCGATGCCCTGCCGGCCCGGGGAGGCAACGCGGTCGCGCGGTCCTACGCGCGGTATGCCGGGGGAGCCGTGAACATCCTCGTGGCAGCCGCGCGGTCGGGCGCCGACGCGGTCCTGGCGGGAGCCGTGGGCACCGGTCCGAACGGCGACCTGGTGCGGGCTGCGCTGGCCGTCGAGGGTGTGCACGTGAGCAGTCCGGCGGTGCCCGGTCTCGACACCGGGATCTGCTTCGTCATGGTCGAGCCGAGTGCCGAGCGGACCTTCGTCACGACCCAGGGAGCGGAGCGCCGGATCAGCGTCGAGTCGCTCCAGACCTCGGCGCCCTCGGCGGGCGACCTCGTGTGCGTGAGCGGGTTCTCGCTGGTCGGGCTGACCCGCGACCCGTTGGTGCAGTGGTTGGACGGCCTCGACCCCGACGTGGTGGTGGTGCTCGACCCGGGCGCAGCGTTCGCCGACCTCTCCGACGACCTGCGCGAGCGGGTGCTGGCGCGCACCCGTGTCTGGACCAGCAACGCCGACGAGGCGGCCGCGCTCACCGGACTGACCGATCCCGCGGCGGCGACCGTGGCGGTCGCGGGGCGGCTGGGCCCGGGAGCGGTGTCGATCGTGCGGGACGGGCCGAAGGGCTGTTGGGTCCTCGTGCAGGGCGAGGCGGGCGACTCGGGCAACCCGGGCGAGGCGGCCTACCTGCCGGGCTACCCGCAGGAGCCGGTCGACACCAACGGGGCGGGGGACACGCACACCGGGGTGCTGGTGGCCTGCCGCGCCGCGGGTGACGACTGGGAGACAGCCGCGCAACGGGCCAACGCCGCCGGTGCGATCAAGGTGACGCGCAAGGGGCCGGCCACTGCGCCGACCGCGGCCGAGATCGACGAGTTCCTGCGGTCTCGCAGCTAG
- a CDS encoding SDR family oxidoreductase, translated as MASQSVLFIGGTGVISSACVAESVERGLDVTILNRGTSTTHPPHPDAEALVADVRDAGAVRDALAGREFDVVVDFLSFTPDQVQQQLDELGARTGQYVFISSASAYQTPPSRLPVTESTPLRNPFWQYSRDKIACEDLLVRAYREDALPMTIVRPSHTYDHTLAPFGGRWTVVERMRQGKEVLVHGDGTSLWTITHHTDFARAFVGLLGRREAIGEAFHITGDEAPSWNRIYTDIAEAAGVEPRLVHVPSDAVAAADEELGASLLGDKAHTMLFDNSKIKALVPGWQAVVPFRQGAREIVEWHDADPARKVVDARLDALHDRLIAAHRV; from the coding sequence ATGGCCAGCCAGAGCGTGCTCTTCATCGGTGGCACCGGCGTGATCAGCTCGGCCTGCGTGGCCGAGTCGGTCGAGCGGGGGCTCGACGTCACCATCCTCAACCGTGGCACCAGCACCACCCACCCGCCGCACCCGGACGCCGAGGCGCTGGTGGCGGACGTCCGCGACGCAGGCGCGGTGCGGGACGCCCTGGCCGGGCGCGAGTTCGACGTCGTGGTGGACTTCCTGTCGTTCACGCCCGACCAGGTGCAGCAGCAGCTCGACGAGCTCGGCGCCCGCACCGGCCAGTACGTCTTCATCAGCTCGGCCTCGGCCTACCAGACCCCGCCCTCGCGCCTCCCCGTCACCGAGTCGACCCCTCTGCGCAACCCGTTCTGGCAGTACTCCCGCGACAAGATCGCGTGCGAGGACCTGCTCGTGCGCGCCTACCGCGAGGATGCCCTGCCGATGACGATCGTGCGCCCGTCGCACACCTACGACCACACGCTTGCGCCGTTCGGGGGCCGGTGGACCGTCGTCGAGCGGATGCGGCAGGGCAAGGAGGTGCTCGTGCACGGCGACGGCACGTCCCTGTGGACCATCACCCACCACACCGACTTCGCGCGGGCCTTCGTCGGCCTGCTCGGGCGGCGCGAGGCGATCGGCGAGGCCTTCCACATCACCGGTGACGAGGCTCCCAGCTGGAACCGCATCTACACCGACATCGCCGAGGCGGCCGGCGTCGAGCCGAGGTTGGTGCACGTGCCGTCCGACGCGGTCGCCGCTGCCGACGAGGAGCTCGGCGCCAGCCTGCTCGGCGACAAGGCGCACACCATGCTGTTCGACAACAGCAAGATCAAGGCACTGGTGCCCGGGTGGCAGGCCGTCGTGCCGTTCCGCCAGGGCGCCCGCGAGATCGTCGAGTGGCACGACGCCGACCCGGCCCGCAAGGTCGTCGACGCGCGGCTCGACGCGCTCCACGACCGGCTCATCGCGGCCCACCGCGTCTGA
- a CDS encoding glucose-6-phosphate dehydrogenase has protein sequence MATPPTTTLLILGAGGDLTHRLLLPGLASLLAVEPERVVRVVGADRVDISAADWKARVKDSFAAAKPAARVTSAITRHTAYVRTDLLDEAALRALVGGCGDGPLVIFFALPPQVTMKVCALLQHVALPDTTRLALEKPFGTDHQSAVDFNTLLHKVVAEEDIFRIDHFLGVATVFNLVGLRFANRLLAPVWSAEHIERVEIVYDEDLALEGRAGYYDGAGALKDMLQSHLLQVLALFAMESIAALDARELQDQKAQVLRATRVWGGSPKRSSRRARYTAGTIGRRKVPDYVQEEGVDPKRCTETLAEVTLEVANSRWAGVPFVLRSGKALGTPRKQIVAHFRDVPHLPTGFVGGSDGDLLTIDLKPGAVSLTLTMNAEGDPIDLEQKTLTATLAAPRMQPYGEVLAQILDGSQLLTVRGDAAEECWRVMAPVIKAWADGRVPLEEYAAGSDGLTP, from the coding sequence ATGGCGACCCCTCCCACGACGACCCTGCTGATCCTCGGCGCCGGAGGTGACCTCACCCACCGCTTGCTGCTGCCGGGGCTGGCCAGCCTGTTGGCGGTCGAGCCGGAGCGGGTGGTCCGTGTCGTGGGTGCCGATCGCGTCGACATCTCGGCGGCCGACTGGAAGGCGCGGGTGAAGGACTCCTTCGCTGCGGCCAAGCCGGCCGCCAGGGTGACGTCGGCGATCACGAGGCACACGGCATACGTCCGCACGGACCTGCTCGACGAAGCGGCCCTGCGCGCCCTCGTCGGGGGGTGTGGCGACGGACCCCTCGTCATCTTCTTCGCACTGCCACCGCAGGTGACGATGAAGGTCTGCGCGCTGTTGCAGCACGTCGCCCTGCCCGACACGACCCGGCTCGCGCTCGAGAAGCCGTTCGGCACCGACCACCAGTCGGCGGTCGACTTCAACACGCTGCTGCACAAGGTGGTCGCCGAGGAGGACATCTTCCGGATCGACCACTTCCTCGGTGTTGCAACGGTTTTCAACCTCGTGGGCCTGCGGTTCGCCAACCGCCTGCTGGCCCCGGTCTGGAGCGCCGAGCACATCGAACGGGTCGAGATCGTCTACGACGAGGACCTCGCGCTGGAGGGTCGGGCCGGCTACTACGACGGGGCGGGGGCGCTCAAGGACATGCTCCAGAGCCACCTGCTGCAGGTGCTCGCACTGTTCGCGATGGAGTCGATCGCCGCCCTCGACGCGCGGGAGCTCCAGGACCAGAAGGCCCAGGTGCTGCGCGCGACCAGGGTCTGGGGCGGGTCGCCCAAGCGCTCGTCGCGGCGCGCCCGCTACACCGCGGGCACGATCGGCCGTCGCAAGGTGCCGGACTACGTGCAGGAGGAGGGCGTCGACCCGAAGCGCTGCACCGAGACGCTGGCCGAGGTGACGCTCGAGGTGGCGAACAGTCGCTGGGCGGGGGTGCCGTTCGTCCTGCGCAGCGGCAAGGCGCTGGGCACACCGCGCAAGCAGATCGTCGCGCACTTCCGCGACGTGCCGCACCTGCCCACCGGCTTCGTCGGCGGCTCGGACGGCGACCTCCTCACCATCGACCTCAAGCCCGGCGCCGTGTCTCTCACGCTGACGATGAACGCCGAGGGTGACCCGATCGACCTCGAGCAGAAGACCCTCACCGCCACACTGGCGGCACCACGGATGCAGCCCTACGGCGAGGTGCTCGCGCAGATCCTCGACGGCAGCCAGCTGCTCACCGTGCGTGGTGATGCCGCGGAGGAGTGCTGGCGGGTGATGGCACCGGTCATCAAGGCCTGGGCCGATGGGCGAGTTCCGTTGGAGGAGTATGCCGCCGGGTCCGACGGCCTCACGCCCTGA
- a CDS encoding M50 family metallopeptidase encodes MDWDELRTRIVTAPGDVALGAPALTVALVAAVLALTVPPVWQVLRLAVTLVHELGHALVGLAVGRRFTGFVLRGDMSGHAVTVGPARGPGRVVTTWAGYPAPAVVGAGLVWTAGRGWAAPVLTVVLVVWLVVLVRVRSLLTALVMLVAIALTGALWWWRDDSVQAQVLVATGIVLLVGAWRHLGAVMGSRTRGSDPAVLASLTPLPRAVWTGSFVLVCAAASALAAVEVAAGWR; translated from the coding sequence GTGGACTGGGACGAGCTGCGCACCCGGATCGTCACGGCCCCGGGCGACGTGGCGCTGGGTGCCCCTGCCCTCACGGTCGCCCTGGTCGCCGCGGTCCTGGCGCTCACGGTCCCGCCCGTCTGGCAGGTCCTGCGCCTGGCCGTGACGCTGGTGCACGAGCTCGGGCACGCCCTGGTCGGGCTGGCCGTGGGGCGACGCTTCACCGGGTTCGTCCTGCGTGGCGACATGTCCGGGCACGCGGTCACGGTCGGCCCGGCGCGCGGCCCCGGCCGGGTCGTCACCACCTGGGCCGGCTACCCGGCGCCCGCCGTCGTCGGCGCGGGCCTGGTCTGGACGGCCGGGCGCGGCTGGGCCGCCCCGGTGCTCACCGTCGTCCTGGTGGTCTGGCTCGTCGTCCTCGTGCGGGTCCGGTCCCTGCTCACCGCCCTGGTCATGCTCGTCGCGATCGCCCTGACCGGCGCGCTGTGGTGGTGGCGAGACGACTCGGTGCAGGCCCAGGTGCTGGTCGCCACCGGCATCGTCCTGCTCGTCGGGGCCTGGCGGCACCTCGGCGCGGTGATGGGGTCCCGCACCCGCGGGAGCGACCCGGCCGTGCTGGCCTCCCTGACCCCGCTGCCTCGGGCGGTGTGGACGGGCTCGTTCGTGCTCGTCTGCGCGGCCGCCTCGGCGCTCGCCGCGGTCGAGGTCGCCGCCGGCTGGCGCTAG
- a CDS encoding MerR family transcriptional regulator produces the protein MPTPVATDLDRTWTIREIADEFAVTHRTVRHYEDLGLITPERRGTTRVYHRRDRTRLALILRGKRLGFPLEEIRTIIDLYDRPRGRASQLEYVLGQIDERRTDLEQRRRDLEDAITELAEFERRCRADLARLS, from the coding sequence ATGCCAACCCCCGTAGCCACCGACCTCGATCGGACCTGGACGATCCGGGAGATCGCGGACGAGTTCGCCGTCACGCACCGCACGGTGCGGCACTACGAGGACCTCGGGCTGATCACCCCGGAGCGACGCGGCACGACGCGCGTCTACCACCGCCGGGACCGGACCCGGCTGGCGCTGATCCTGCGCGGCAAGCGGCTGGGCTTCCCGCTCGAGGAGATCCGCACGATCATCGACCTCTACGACCGGCCCCGCGGACGCGCCAGCCAGCTCGAGTACGTGCTGGGACAGATCGACGAGCGCCGGACCGACCTCGAGCAGCGGCGCCGCGACCTCGAGGACGCCATCACCGAGCTCGCCGAGTTCGAGCGCCGTTGCCGGGCCGACCTCGCCCGGCTCTCCTGA